The Anguilla anguilla isolate fAngAng1 chromosome 2, fAngAng1.pri, whole genome shotgun sequence genome contains the following window.
CTGACGGTCACACGTTGTGTTGCACATCAGTTTGTTCCTTTCAAAAACGCGGGCCTAGATCAGGAGTTAAAGTCCTACAAAAGCAGCCTCTACCTCTTCATCACATCAGGAGAGGCCAATGCAAACACACCAGCGGTCAGGGCCAAGCAGCAAAATGAGCAAAGATGAAGGACGCACACAAGAGAACCTGAAGGCACAAGCTACTACACACGGCTTCTATATTCCCGTCCTGAGTTCCTCTGTCGGATTTGAATCTTCGACACACCATACAGACCTGCAGTAATCACCTCAGCTTcctttcataatttatttattattattttctgagaATCGACCCGGTTCACGTAGAACAGGGccgcccagccctgttcctggagcccGTCTCCAGTctttaacaaagcacacctcactcgaCAGACGCAGATCCCCTTGAGCTAccaattagcagaatcaggtgtgccgaaTAGGGGCTGAAATGAACACTTGCAGGACAGGAGATGTCCCTCCAGCCAAgtggaaatattttaacaagACATATTAAAAGTTGATCAATTCAAAGTTGctaattttaatgtttaatcgAGAGTAAGCTGGGATGGAAAGGGCAACTGGAGGCTTAAGGCCACAGAAAATACTAATGCAGTGAATCAGCCCAGAAACGAAATTAGCCTTGCGGTTCCCAACCCTCTTCCTAGAGTCTTCACCTATCctgtcccgtaggttttcactccaattttaacagagcacacctcattcaacagctagagatcacaCTAAGCAGCAAATtcatagaatcaggtgtgtcaacTTAGGGCTGAAATGAGAACCTAAGTTGACACACCTGGGGAACAGGGTTCGGAACCACTGGCCTATATGAACTACAACATAAGCAGCAATTGGCTACAATTTTGCACAGAACCATCAACTGCCAAAAATAATggagctttttcttttttttttaataataaaaaatcagcATGCAAGAGGGTCCAGTTCACTTAATTTGAAGTGGCAAATTGGCAGTTTTCTTAAACCATGTCCCGTTTCAGAggagaacattaaaaaacaatgctTAGTCACGTGCGGTGACACCAGTGCTGCTGTAACCGAGTGGATAGTGTAACAGAGAGAGTCAGCGCCTGCAAAACGACACCGGGCGTCTGCTCCGAGCGAAGGCTCGAACCCGCTTCCTCGAGAGCTCCTGGGCGGAGCCCTGGTGTCAATCAACCGTCAGCCAGCGCGCTCAGCTTCCGCGCTGCCACTCTGCAATCTGCCATGTTGTTCTACTCccgaaaaatatatttgctcaCATGACATCGCATTCCTCCCGACAACAGGATCCTGGTTATAATTACCTGGCGGCTCTTCCTCTAACCTGAGGAGAAAACCGAGCCTGTTAATGGGACTAGACACCTTATCCCCTGCATTGAAGGGTATGCTAAATCAAGCACCTGTATAGCCCTATGGCCAACACTGAAGATCGCTGTATAAACCAACGCGCTGTTCCGATGTCCTGGTCTTtctactatttaaaaaaagaaaataaccaaaaaatacatttaaatatacaaaagcTTACGTAACATTGGCTTTTATCAGGAAATGGTGTGAAGGagcactgtattttttattattatttttttttaagagcacAGTAGCTCTTCAGCTTGTCAGTTTCACGCAGCTGTTCTCGagtgaaaatgcaaacactTCAGAAACGAGAAGCCTCTGAAGGATCAGAAGAAGCTCTTCAGTTCGGTTCAAGCCATAAAATGCAAATCGGCCGTCGTCCAACACAGCATCCACAAAACGAAGACAGCCCGCTGCGTTGCTAAGACGGCAGGCTAACGGAAAGCACTGAGAGTGAAACGGGAGGCTGTTACGTGAACGTGTGAAAATGGTTTTTCCCAGTTGTGAAGCAAGTCCCTGTATTCCTCGGAAAAGCCTGGCCTTTCCAATTCACtcgtgtgtgcgcacatgtcctggtaaaaacaataaattaatttaaaaaaataaaaaataataataataatttctgtaCAAACAACAAGGGACAAACAGGCTACCAGGTGCTAATCTTATcacaatgtaatgttttttaaaaaaaagcatgctaCATACATGGTCCTGAAAAGAGGAGACAAAATGTTCTGAATACCCATGACCACTGCGAAAATAACACACTGAAATCTTTCAGCAGCCCTGGATCTTCACTCAAGAGTTGGAATGGGAACATTAAAGTCACAAAGTAGttcaaacatacagtatatcagaaGCAGGGTTGAGGGGTTGGGCTTGTAACTTAAGACTGCAGATCTGATTATCTTGGCTTCACAGCAGAGCTAAGGAGTTGGGTTCGTAACTTAAAAGACTACGGATTTGATTATCTTGCTGCAGCACCGTTACATAAGGTGGCTACTTAATCTGCCACTTAAACTGCTGCAGGAAAAACCGATAAAGATGTAAATAATGTACCTTTTGTGAGTAAGAACTAGCTCCGGATAAGGACGTCCGCTCGGCAATAAATCATGGAAGGCTTAGAGGCTATACTCAACATTAACTCACAAGCACGCAGCATGAAACTGCACTGCTTCGATGACGACCACTAAAATACAACAGCTAGGGGAGTTCTGTGTGATAATAAGATGACACCTAAAGAGAGCTGTTGCCACTGACACAGACAGCCACTTCCCTTCTGCAGCCACGGAAGAGCGGGGCCCCCCTAAGAGAACGTGGAGCTACCATGCTACCATGAGCTACCATGCGCTGTCAATCATTGAACCGTCTAAGCAAATTAAAAGGGTTTGCGCTGCACGATGGAACGCACCGATTGGTTCAAAGCAGCGAGTCACCAATGGAAAGATGGTGGCTCCGCCTCCACCCATACGTGTTTCACAAAGCCCCATTCAGTACTTCTTTGACATCTTCAAGGCCAATGATATAACAACAAACTTTGACTGTGTTTCTTAATTGTGGAATTGTAAGCTGCACCTTCGCTAACACCAGACCTGGATTGTGTAGGTACTTGCATTGTGTTTTACCGACATAGCCACATTTGGAATAGACTGGATTTAGCCTAGTTGGGGCAAAGACAAATTATTTTGACACACAAATgtcaacattaatatttttgtgcaataatagtaAGTCAGGCTTTGCTTGCTTTTTAGGACCAATGGTACAGAGAATCTCTAAATTTCATATCATATGGATAGGGGATACTCTTTATTTGACCAGCTGCACCAACTTGTCCTCATAATATCAAGATCAAGCAGCCAGTAGGCTATATTCCAAAGCCTCAAACTAATAAATGCAGTTTGTACGCTCAGTGGCTAGCAAATTAGCTTCAACATCAATCCTTTACAACCGAGAGATCAGAATACACTGCCAATATACATTTTAGCTTTGTTTATCGAGTAGCAAAATGGGTGGCCCTCACACTGACCTGCAGAACCAGGAGATACAACAATAGCTCCAACGTATTTTAGTGTGAATAACATTAGCTCGCATATATACATGTGTCACACACTGTCCGGTACATAATATCATATTGTGTTACAGCATATGCACCTGCAAGCAAGCTTCTCTGGTTTTGTGTCACAGTTACTACTGGGCCACACAttccctgtaaaaaaaacaaaacaaaaaaaaaaaaacctaaaagcACCATGTTGCAAAGGCTTCTGGGATATCATGAACAAGCCCCCTTCCCTGATGTGTAAATGCTGCACAATTGGTGAAAAATCTCATgtcagaatcttttttttgtgggggggggggtgggggggggggctagcctAAAAACGAAAATCATACAGCTTCCTGCTCCAGATACCGAGTTTCAGCGGCAGAAGCACTTCACGAGGAGAGCGCTGCGGAGCGGATCGGGGCACCTCCAGAGTGAGTCAGGCGGCGGGTGGGTGTCGAAACGAGAGACTACCCGCCCTCTCCGGGGCAGCTCCCAGCAGTCACGACATGCCGTCCGGGGGGACGAGATATCGGGCGGCCTGACACCGACTAATCCCAGTCCGTGCGCGTCTTCAGACACGACCGCTCCGCCGTTACATAAAAAGCAATCGATAGCGACGTCGCCCGGGCCGATTCGCGTACAGTAAACGCGTATGCAAAGCacacccgccccccgcctccacacagacacacacacacacacactcacacacacacacagacacactcacactcgcaacGGCTGAGATTTCCCAGGGGGGTTCCTTCCCCTCACCACAGGAACTAGTCCCTTTGCTGTGTTCATCAGACGTGAAAAACGGACACTTTCACACAAAACGCACGCAGCCAGATGCAAGCCGGGTGTGTTAAGACAAGACTAGTGAAGCACAACAGCAAGCACACGAGCTTCGCACACCAACACCAGTCTCATGATAAAATGAAAGCTAATTCTGTGCACTACTCTTCACAAAGCAGTCTATTCCAAAATAATTTGGGAGAATTCTTGCATacaagattgttttttttacaggcatTTGAGGGTACAGATCAAATTCTAGTACCACCACACCACACTACTCAAATTAACACAGATATGATAATAACTCCTTGAGCATTGCAGCAAAAGCTCCGTATTTAtctgagggtgggtgggggggggggggggggttgcagttAATCAAATCCATAGTCCAAGAAGCACACTGCAGACAGCATCGAGGACCTCAAGCTGATCTCACCCGGACCACTTCTCAGACCCGTCTACACGCAATTTCTAGGCTCTCACAGGTATGAACCACATTCTCCACTTCCCAAACCTGTGAAAGCACTTTGCCCATTGGCTTACTATTAGCCTATCAAAACAACAATATCTCCAAAATGGTTATCTTCTATTTATGAGCTACCCATGTAACAGCAGCTGGCCAGCTACCACGCAGAAAAGGGAgtggagggcaggggagggaggagggggttggCCGGTGGATTTCAAGAGACGATTTCAGCGGAGCATTCTGGGAGAGACCGAGGAGGATAGAATGACAGCTTAGCTACACGGAGGATTACGGTGAACTGTGCAGGGTATACCTTTATTTCTGCGAGATGATATACGGCCATACACTTGGAGAAAACAATCAAGTGCAATaaggtttggggggaggggatggttGAAAATATCCCGCGAGAAGAAGGGCGAGAATGTTTGctgaaaaaaaggaagtgggttttgtgtgtgtggagaggaggagagtcATGCCCAAGAGCCAAGAcgtcttttttattatttacaagcACAATACAGGCTCGCTACCACACATCCGTGCAAACCGTAGCCTCTTCCCCGAACTGCTTTTAAACCATGGGATTCCTATACGCACCACCCCCTGAAAATCGCTAGTGCTTCCAATCACTACGGTATCTACTTTTAACCTGTCAACATGCACAGGCCCACACAACCCAGTAATTGTGTTCGTTTCAACTCACTGTATCACATAACGCAGACCGACATGAATATTATCCACACGCAGTGTCCGTATGGAATACGAAATGAACGAGAAGAAAAATCGTGGGCGAAATTTCAGAACCCGTTATAGTAGACCGAAAAAATGACGGACACCATACCACTATAGCAGCTGCTGACAAAACCACTAACGTTAGCCATcaacaatttttaattaaaattatttacttgATTCGTGGGAAGCCCCGTCCACAGCCTACCGCATTGGCTACATGTGCTTGCTTGACGATGTGCTACTCGATTCACTCTCCCATAACGATAGCAGGGAAATTCATAGCCTAGTTTTTATTGGGAGAGATATGAACCTCGCCCGCGTCTTAAAACGAGGTCGGAAATTGTAGCAACTAGTATGCTTTATCAGTTAGCTACGCTAGTTAGGCTGTATCGCTTTATAGCCTAGTATCTGTCGCTGTGGTCACTGTTAATCATGCGTCCACGTAAACATTAGATTGCTTATTTTCTAATGGCGGCAGTCTTCGGAGACACGTTGGACAGATTTCATTTCCCCCAAATGCTTAAAAATCATTGTAAGCCATATAGGCTACTGGTGGCAGAATCCACGACTCGTACAGTATGTAATCAATCGATTTGAGTTGCACGGCTTTGCTCGTGAATTAACTAAACCAGCTTCCCACCTACTAATGTTGCCTACAGTGTGGCTTGTTAGCGATACGATGTTTCAGTTTTCCAGCAAGCGCCATTAGTAGCCAGTTAGCTTGCTGGTTCAAATATAAGAGTACAGTCTGTATATTCGCAGTTTTTTCATAGCTAGTACGTAAGACTGGAACGCTTGCAAGGTAGCGACCAGGAACAGTATAGGCTACTGGGCCACGTTAGCATGCTTATTTATTGGAtcaatgcagaaataaaatacagttaGGAATTCATCTCCGTTTTCGCCCACGGCTGTGTGGTTTCATTTCTGTTGACAACTCAAGACATTACGTGGTGTACCAAATTGGCTAAACTGGCCGCCCGTCTTGCTGTAAATGCGCATTGTGAGAGGTCGTGTAGCGCTAGCCCAACACATTCGATTAAGCGCAGACGTACTTCAATACACTGTAGCTAACTGGAAAAATTGTACTGCTTACCATTCTGTCGGTAGGGCGTCTTCTCCCGGTAGTATAGCACTAATGAAACTGCAATGGGAAACGACGTGCAATCACTGCGGTGCTGTGTTTTATCAAAAAATGATTGCAAGCAAATCTGTAGTCGTGATATTTTGAGTCGCGTTGCTTTCGCTGGCGCTCTCGTTCCTTTTCGACTGATGACGGATTCACTGCAGTGGCTGCGCGCGGACCCACAGGGAGGGgagcaggagtggaggaggtTGTGTTGGTGTAGCGAGAGGTTGAAAGGGGAGTAGGGGGAGGTgcaacagtacagtacatccgggaactcctctctctctctctcgctttattttttcagtgtgctCATGCATACCGATGAATGCAACGGCATACATTCAATACAATTTAAATACGTTATCTTCAAGCCGCAGCTTGAAGGTTACCCTCTGTCAACTTTGGAATTAGTCatgtcattaattaaaatcagCGTGGTTGAACGTGCAGCCTGAGATATAAGTTTACTGGTAGCACACGACACGTAGGCTAGTGGACATCCTTAAGATTGCGTCTTAATGGGATGAGGTGCCAATAATATTCATGTGATACCTCATAACAAGAAGGCTAAAGCTAACGCAGGATTGTGTAACATGTGTGCTGACATTGTAATAGGCCATTAAATCATATGGTATACAGTAGAGTTATGAAAATTGCAGTTAAGATGTTTGAAGATTAAAATTTCCCCAAATAACTGTTTACATGGGGAAAAGCAACCAGATTTATTCGGCAAAAATATTATTCCGGTTGGTTGAATGAGTGCAAAATGGCTTGGATTTGAAAACTAACAATTTGAGGGTAATGGTAAAAAAACTTGTTTATTCTTTCTGGAATGTAGAAATGAGACATTATTTATTAACCCAAAATTGATTTGGCCTAAAAGATATAATTCAAACAAATAACTTCTTAGTATTGTTTTATGATTTCTGTTATTAGTTATGTACATTTGTTGTACCATATCTGTAATTTATGTAATACTTGgatattaaaaatacatcatCACTCCAGTTATGCATTTATGGcctataaaatacacaaatattccACAATAGTCCTCTGTTTTTATCCAGTTGAGTAAGTATAGGTATTTCATGTCTGGCCTTGATACTCAGACTTTGAAATGATTGTTGTACTTACTCGTGTGTCAGAGGTAAATGTGCATGCCAAATTTGAAGCCTGGAGAAAATTGGTTTGGAAAATAACAGAAAGAGAACAAATATTCCCTGCTTATCAAGATGACAAAACTGTCATCCCATTGGTGTGTTTAAGTCTGGAGCTATTTAGACAGtctaaaaatataatgtaaGAAAGTCATTCTTAAGCACTGCTGCTTCAAATCCTGGATTTTCGGCTCACTAGAGGCTTTTAGTTCACTCCGTAAACCCATTACTAGCTGTGCTGTGGTTCTTTCATCTACTATATCTGTGATCTTCAGTGCTGGTCCTGGGCCAGGCCACAgggcatgctggtttttgttgtcactcagcacttaattgatcgattaaagTGGTCGATTGCGCAGTTAACCAACCTCACCcgggtttcttgggtctgaattggttgctaaTATTTAGGCGAAACTGATCAAtgaagtgctgagtaacaacaaaaaaccagcagaccctacaGCCCAGCCAGGAACAGGAATGAAAATCACTGTACTGTATAACCGATGGCTTGTCGTTATACATGCTGTACTGAACTGGGCCGGTCGAGAAAGGAAGTGGGGCAACCAATCCTCATGATACAGTGTATGAGGTACAGGACGTACCACAGAAATTCCCTGTTCTTCCGTACATAATGTgaagcggagaggagaggaattGGTCTGCTTTCACGTACTAAACAAAATACTGAACAAAATGAGGaattcaaaatagaaaatagacTTGCCTGAGATTAATACAAAACTGATGGGATAATCAATTAGTGTTTCAGtattactgtaataataaatataataataataataataatgatacagtTCTATATTAGTAAATAATATAGCGTGTTTTAAAATTAAGCCGAGTAACAAGAAAGGCACACGGgcacaaaacaggaaaattaataaaaacgtTAAATTCGGCGCAGGCAGGGTGTGGATGTGACGTAAAATAAGGCCGGGGTGTTAGAACAAAAGTGCCCCTGCTGACACTAGCCTCATTTAGCCAGGAATTTCGTCATAAAGTTATGAAGCCGAAACTGCTTGTAGCCGCTGCAATGGAAAACTGCCTGTCCTGCAGGAAGATGGCACAAAGTACTCTTTAAGTACAAATGTATTACGGTGGCTAAAAGCTGAAACCGCATTCCCCACCTGGGGTTTATCCCCTCCCCCAGGGGGCAGGGCGTCTCAGTGCTTTTTACCCACTTTTTCCTGGATAAAAAATGAGTcacagcagtattttttttttttgtcaatttctgtatttttcttttataaatttCAAAAGGCAATCAGATATTTAATAACCAAGCTATTTTAATCCAAATGTATTgctcaatcccccccccccccccaccctttttttaaactggtatTTTCATAACAGATAATCTTACAAAACCAAACACTTAAACATAACATCACAATAGTTTTAAGTAGACAAAATTGCAACATAAATGTGTAAACATACCTAATTAATCTTTATCAATATATAATgccaaaaataactgaaaacagcAAAGAACAAGGAAGCAGCACATAAGGGGGTAATACTGCATTTGCCTATagtaaaaaaagacaatacaaTGGTATCATATTGCTCTATGAAAAATCTTTATACCATTTTAAAGATGTGATCCCGCTTGTACTGTTCAGAGGTAGGTCAACAtaaactaacacacacaacatgaaaTCCCCACAAATACTAAAATATGTCATGAATGAATCAAATGAATCACACTACGCACTCGCAAAACACCTGACACCGTACATTACGCCAGCAGGCCTACGTGAAACACTCCAACAATGGGGACTACGTTCTAAGGTAAGGGTGGAAAAGGGCAAAATAGATTTGATACGCATGCCTGTGGCAAGGCGCGATACGGCCGACTTCTGAAGAGTCATGTGATATGGTCAGTGATGCATTTCAGCGTTTCGGCTGCAGTAAAcggtgattttttaaatttattgcgAGGGGGCCTCTCAGACGAACAATTCCTTGTTGATCCACATCAGGCTCCGCGTTTCATTGGGCTTGCACTCGTACTCGATGCTGGCGAAGCTGTTCCCCCATTGGCAGTGCTCCCTCTTGTGGTAGTTGTAATATTTCACCTGCCACACAGTCTCAAAGAGCCCGGCTGTAGTGAACTGatcaaaaaaattgaaaaaaaaaaaacatttcattaaaaaaataaaagagagataaaaacaaacaaaaagaaaagagaccAACATCAGCAAAAGCCCTCCCATTTGTGTTACAGTGAGTTAATATAcctcaaaaagtaaaaatttaagtaaacaattaaaaaatataaaaaggatatgtatttatgttgagcattttacaaatattttatcGCAAAGTACATAAAAGCAAACCTAGGGTTACAGTGACAGGGAAAGACTGCCAAGGTGGACAAATCTGAAACTTtgggagggaagggaaaataATTCCTTTACAATATTTTGATTGCCGGTTAAAGCATTAATTCATTCAGCACTATACATTTCAAGgcttattttaaaagcatatggtaaaaaaaaaaaaacgtccccTATCCACTGGTCCTCATCCTCAACCCCTTTCCTTAACATTTTACACATGTGACCTTGCTGCATATTGACTTTCACATTATCTTTGGTTTTGCATTTCCGTACTCCCTTATTTGCATACTGCAGTGCTTTCCTAGACATAATGTATAGCATGCTTATGAAGCATATGCAAAAGGCTGGGAGGTGGACACAGACATAATGTATAGCATGCTTATGAAGCATATGCAAAAGGCTGGGAGGTGGACACAGACATAAGATGTTAACTCTGCCCCAAGTTTGTCTAAATTAGTTTAAATCTCAGTATTCCGATTAACGTCTGATCCAAAGCAAGTTTCGGGTACTCCTTTGATCTGCAGGCTTGTGATCAGAGATGTGTGATGCAGTGCGGCCTACCTTCCAAGGGTTTGAGTAAAGCGATAATTGTGGATCCACAAGATTGTAGTACCGTACATTAAGCTTGAATACACATGCTtgtaaaatattctttaaaagcAATTATAGATCGgtgtcacagacatgcacagacagtTTTGTTTGTAGAAACTACTGCATGAGCTCCATTATAATGATGAAGGAACATATTTCAAAGAATCCCATGAAGAAGTCAATCTATATTTAACTACTGAGTTGATAATCAGAAATGCAATGCTTCAACTGATGCATGCAGCATGTCCAGGTGTAACAAGGTGAAACaacctttttgtttgttcatttgtttttgtaaaatttgaCAGCTGAAATGTAAGTGTGCTGTGCTTTTGTGCCATCTTGAAAAATGTGAGTTTAGAGAAGTTTCTTGTTTAAATAAACTGTACTCTGTCCTGGCTGAATGcatgtaaataaattacatcTTTACCGCAGGTAAAGGCACCTAATACATAAATTCTAAATATGAAACAGGGCAGCCAGATTAGGGGTGATGACTTTTAAAGTTCACAATGGCAATAAATTGAATTAGAGAGAATGACTACACAGATTTAGAGAGTTAATGTATCAACGCCCGTTACCTGGATACTGACTTGAACAGGTTGCCTCTCCCCGCTTTTGGTGTGCACAACTCCCTCTGTGTCATACTGTCCGCTGTAAACCACAGAATGGGGGTCTTTGGACTGCTGTTCCAAAGGGAAGCTCGCGCCACCTACGCTCATCGTACTgtgaattacatttcaaatgacaTATTGGTCAGATGTGACGTTATCGCAGTGCTTAACTAagcaaagaaaatatgaaatatgacaaaCTCGTTCtggtctgtaaaataaatacttctAAAAGATCGTCTTTGTATTGCTGCCTGGTTGTTTTCTTAATTGTAAAAGAGGTCATTGCGGCAGTTTTAAACCTCCTTTCTTCCATGACAGAAATGGCAGCAGATTTATCAACGGCGCAGGATCAGAGAAGCAGAGTCAGGACAATCTGGCAGGTCCGTCTGTCAACCAACCTCTCACTCTCTATAATTTAGTTCAAAACATTCCCAACCGCACAAATAACAGACATTTCCGGCCAAGTTCGCATAAACCGAATCCAAAATACGTGTACTCAATAAGTTCGACTTTGTTCCAAATTCTGTAAGCTTAGCCTGATAACAATCTTTACCTCCATAATCATAGACTTATATCGTTTCGCCTGAAGTACGGTATTAGGCAAGACGAAAAGGTAAATAGGCCAAGCCTGTCTTTAAATTCGCTTGTATTTCACAACAATTGTCGATAACACACATTTTTCGATCGGCTATTCTGAAATTATAGAGAGAAAATCTATGTAGGCGACAGCAATCGGTCTCCTAAACTTTTTATACAATATCTGTTGTTATGTCAGTTGTCAGGCATATCAAGGCTACTTCAAAAATGTGCGCCTTTATTGGATATGAGTGAATTAAATCcacaggtaaataaataatgcaatatataCAACGGGTAAAAAAGGCGCTTATAGCTCGATGTGGTCATTTTGACTAGTTGTCATCTTCAGTTCGCGATGGGTTATGTGCAAGGCAACCTACTTACGTAGCCTCCATAGCCCCTGGTTTGACGACAACTTCAATTTTGTACTTTGATCCCGTCAGCAGTTTGATCGTCCTGTTCTGACCGAACCTCGACCCGTCCACTTTGAAAAATACCGGGCCGTTGCTGGGTTGGATTTTCAAAGAAATTCCGATTTTTATCAATTGTGGAACGTCGCCCATTATTCATTGAAGATAAAGTCTCGGCGTCGACCGTTTCCCCCCTTTTTCGAAGTGACAGCGATATGATGGAGTCAGCGAGAGTGAATTtctaacaataataacaataggaAGGACGTGACGTGCCTCCGCCAGATAAAACTTGAAAAACACATCGCAGACGAAGTCACAGCAAAAATTGCACGTCCCTGCCCACAAATCCCTCACGGATACGGAGATAATCCTCTCATGCTCGTCTGTCACAATCTACTATCTACAGACATAAAACGACAAAGACATGAAGGGCTGAAGTACTAATCCACGTGCAAGCGATATTATAGCGTGCAAGcgattggtttaaaaaatagaatatgaTTTGAGAAGCATCGCGTTGTGTTGCCTAGGCTGCCTTGGCTTATATTTGTACCCGTATGCACTGATCAGATTTTCCGGCGGTGACAGAGCCTGTATCCAAATATAGTCGTAAAACAAATTGACACCTTAGCCTACATAACTTCCgtttattatgtttaaaatatgtaaacatcCTGTGTAATATAATACACGGTTTGAGTACGCATGCTTTCTTAGGTGACCTAATTAGGTGTGAGCACAGTGACCTCGTAAATTCCCCGGCGTTTAAAGTCTCTGTCCAAAGTGCTGAAGTTCAGTATAGGCCACCTGTACGAAACCTAAAAGTTCTATTTCGATTTTTTTTCTACTtacacattattttctaattacACATCACACAGGCACCGATAGAAGGGATGGGGGGAGAGCAAGGACCAGAAGAAATCCCCAAGATTCAACTTTACACATAAAATCAGTGGCTTGGAAATGTGTCATTTGGAAGAACGAACTATAGGCCTACACTATGGATGTTGTATATATCATGGTATGTAGGCCAGGATAGTACAACTTGAACCAACGGTTTAATTAGTTCTATCTAAAATTATTTACTCTGAGAGTATGATTTGTAGGCTACAATGAGTAAATGGCTACTATGAAATGCTGGCTACATTGCTGGGTTAAAGAAAACGCCACTGCAACGGCAGGAGGCGCTAAAGCTGCTAAACGTTGAAACTCGTCTTCcactcaaaaagaaaataaaactttgtGCTTATCTTGCTGCTATTCTGTAGTTATAGTATTACAATTAGTGATGCTCTCTTACTTGTTGTTACTTATTTATTACTTTTCgcttttctttagtttttttattttacatatgtatacacattcTTTTCTTATATTCACTCTTTtctatatattcattttattttatt
Protein-coding sequences here:
- the LOC118220044 gene encoding CB1 cannabinoid receptor-interacting protein 1-like isoform X3 yields the protein MGDVPQLIKIGISLKIQPSNGPVFFKVDGSRFGQNRTIKLLTGSKYKIEVVVKPGAMEATGQYDTEGVVHTKSGERQPVQVSIQFTTAGLFETVWQVKYYNYHKREHCQWGNSFASIEYECKPNETRSLMWINKELFV
- the LOC118220044 gene encoding CB1 cannabinoid receptor-interacting protein 1-like isoform X1 — protein: MGDVPQLIKIGISLKIQPSNGPVFFKVDGSRFGQNRTIKLLTGSKYKIEVVVKPGAMEATTMSVGGASFPLEQQSKDPHSVVYSGQYDTEGVVHTKSGERQPVQVSIQFTTAGLFETVWQVKYYNYHKREHCQWGNSFASIEYECKPNETRSLMWINKELFV
- the LOC118220044 gene encoding CB1 cannabinoid receptor-interacting protein 1-like isoform X2, which translates into the protein MGDVPQLIKIGISLKIQPSNGPVFFKVDGSRFGQNRTIKLLTGSKYKIEVVVKPGAMEATTMSVGGASFPLEQQSKDPHSVVYSGQYDTEGVVHTKSGERQPVQFTTAGLFETVWQVKYYNYHKREHCQWGNSFASIEYECKPNETRSLMWINKELFV